A genomic region of Micropterus dolomieu isolate WLL.071019.BEF.003 ecotype Adirondacks linkage group LG11, ASM2129224v1, whole genome shotgun sequence contains the following coding sequences:
- the exd1 gene encoding piRNA biogenesis protein EXD1 isoform X1, whose product MVVGDVQLLNNLKGKRIKLTLKSSSCCLGVVERINPNKTLILADVMGATDGGNVTFHPSKLFFGHQILNVEFTKEANTDSGNSHDPILEEHLNVEKFQPYRKTITLDDDKDEEEYMNLVVIDEFHEKFVPAVMHIKKQRVISVGAEGVEVYKQGRLCWLQIATKNKVYLFDILLLGARAFKNGLSMILESKHILKVIHDCRAIAGCLISQFGVQLVNVFDTQVADVLCFYSETGGFLPNRVCTLQEVVSLHLKVPSSQLLSLQMKSQLTKEEREMWQKRPCPAALLKVMALSVIHLQPLRLVLLDTLMTDYMALVDSYINSSHYEPDYLEHVSMESMLELPKELRQLEKMRRERQKWAADRYPVTEHGLLARFNPRTQSSSQTSPAAQKHGQTQADSFKPATVELPPPTQVDTHKPPTSPPTVPRVLSVNFHVSPDPAAQASVPATVSDLRKQTSVNSPPPQGVGRGSTKILRETIAKGRPFGKEQSSVLAAIGRGFHLQIPQSQILRESSGDMETPGRMGMAPPCPNYTLTQEVMPQPSPSANDQPKDVSGLAGDNFTPTPQSLSSFLRLSFRAFR is encoded by the exons ATGGTTGTGGGCGACGTCCAGTTACTGAACAACCTCAAGGGAAAACGCATCAAACTGACCCTCAAGAGTTCATCTTGTTGCCTTGGCGTCGTCGAGCGCATCAATCCCAACAAAACGTTGATTTTGGCGGACG ttaTGGGAGCCACTGATGGTGGTAACGTTACTTTTCACCCCTCAAAACTGTTCTTCGGGCACCAGATCCTGAATG TGGAATTTACCAAAGAAGCAAACACTGACAGTGG AAATAGTCATGACCCCATACTTGAAGAGCACTTGAATGTGGAAAAGTTTCAGCCATACAGGAAGACGATCACATTGG ATGATGATAAAGATGAAGAAGAGTATATGAACCTTGTAGTCATTGATGAGTTTCATGAGAAGTTTGTACCTGCT GTGATGCACATCAAGAAGCAGCGTGTGATCAGTGTGGGAGCTGAAGGAGTCGAGGTGTATAAGCAAGGGAGACTGTGTTGGCTGCAG ATTGCCACTAAAAACAAGGTATACCTATTTGATATCCTGTTACTCGGAGCCCGGGCTTTTAAGAATGGTCTCTCCATGATCCTGGAAAGTAAGCACATACTGAAG GTCATTCACGACTGCAGAGCCATTGCTGGATGTCTGATCTCTCAGTTTGGAGTGCAGCTAGTCAACGTCTTTGACACACAG GTGGCAGATGTCCTGTGCTTCTACTCTGAGACAGGAGGTTTCCTTCCCAACAGAGTCTGTACTCTGCAAGAGGTGGTGAGTCTCCATCTGAAGGTGCCCTCCTCCCAGCTCTTATCCCTTCAGATGAAGTCACAGCTCACCAAG gaAGAAAGGGAGATGTGGCAAAAACGGCCCTGTCCTGCAGCCCTTCTTAAGGTGATGGCTCTGTCAGTGATCCACCTTCAGCCACTCAGACTGGTGCTGCTGGACACTCTTATGACAGACTACATGGCACTGGTAGATTCATACATCAACAGCAGTCACTATGAACCTGATTACTTGGAGCATGTCAGCATG GAGAGCATGTTGGAGTTGCCCAAAGAGCTCAGGCAGCTGGAGAAAATGCGTCGCGAGCGGCAGAAGTGGGCTGCTGACCGCTACCCTGTCACGGAGCACGGTCTGCTGGCTCGATTCAACCCCCGAACGCAGTCATCATCCCAGACCTCGCCTGCAGCACAGAAGCATGGCCAGACACAAGCAGATTCCTTTAAACCTGCAACTGTGGAATTGCCTCCCCCAACACAAGTGGACACACACAAGCCACCTACGAGCCCTCCAACAGTCCCTAGGGTTTTGTCTGTGAATTTCCATGTCTCCCCTGACCCAGCTGCCCAGGCTTCAGTCCCGGCCACTGTGTCAGACCTCAGGAAGCAAACTTCTGTTAACAGTCCCCCGCCTCAAGGTGTAGGCAGAGGGAGCACAAAGATACTAAGGGAAACAATAGCTAAAGGAAGGCCCTTTGGGAAAGAGCAGTCATCTGTCCTGGCCGCTATAGGAAGAGGCTTCCATCTCCAGATACCACAAtctcagatcctcagagagagCAGTGGGGACATGGAAACTCCTGGTAGGATGGGAATGGCACCTCCATGCCCCAACTATACACTTACCCAAGAAGTGATGCCCCAGCCGAGCCCCAGTGCAAATGACCAGCCAAAGGATGTGTCTGGTTTAGCAGGAGACAATTTTACACCAACACCCCAgtccctctcctcttttctcagGCTGTCATTCAGGGCTTTCAGATAG
- the exd1 gene encoding piRNA biogenesis protein EXD1 isoform X2: protein MGATDGGNVTFHPSKLFFGHQILNVEFTKEANTDSGNSHDPILEEHLNVEKFQPYRKTITLDDDKDEEEYMNLVVIDEFHEKFVPAVMHIKKQRVISVGAEGVEVYKQGRLCWLQIATKNKVYLFDILLLGARAFKNGLSMILESKHILKVIHDCRAIAGCLISQFGVQLVNVFDTQVADVLCFYSETGGFLPNRVCTLQEVVSLHLKVPSSQLLSLQMKSQLTKEEREMWQKRPCPAALLKVMALSVIHLQPLRLVLLDTLMTDYMALVDSYINSSHYEPDYLEHVSMESMLELPKELRQLEKMRRERQKWAADRYPVTEHGLLARFNPRTQSSSQTSPAAQKHGQTQADSFKPATVELPPPTQVDTHKPPTSPPTVPRVLSVNFHVSPDPAAQASVPATVSDLRKQTSVNSPPPQGVGRGSTKILRETIAKGRPFGKEQSSVLAAIGRGFHLQIPQSQILRESSGDMETPGRMGMAPPCPNYTLTQEVMPQPSPSANDQPKDVSGLAGDNFTPTPQSLSSFLRLSFRAFR from the exons aTGGGAGCCACTGATGGTGGTAACGTTACTTTTCACCCCTCAAAACTGTTCTTCGGGCACCAGATCCTGAATG TGGAATTTACCAAAGAAGCAAACACTGACAGTGG AAATAGTCATGACCCCATACTTGAAGAGCACTTGAATGTGGAAAAGTTTCAGCCATACAGGAAGACGATCACATTGG ATGATGATAAAGATGAAGAAGAGTATATGAACCTTGTAGTCATTGATGAGTTTCATGAGAAGTTTGTACCTGCT GTGATGCACATCAAGAAGCAGCGTGTGATCAGTGTGGGAGCTGAAGGAGTCGAGGTGTATAAGCAAGGGAGACTGTGTTGGCTGCAG ATTGCCACTAAAAACAAGGTATACCTATTTGATATCCTGTTACTCGGAGCCCGGGCTTTTAAGAATGGTCTCTCCATGATCCTGGAAAGTAAGCACATACTGAAG GTCATTCACGACTGCAGAGCCATTGCTGGATGTCTGATCTCTCAGTTTGGAGTGCAGCTAGTCAACGTCTTTGACACACAG GTGGCAGATGTCCTGTGCTTCTACTCTGAGACAGGAGGTTTCCTTCCCAACAGAGTCTGTACTCTGCAAGAGGTGGTGAGTCTCCATCTGAAGGTGCCCTCCTCCCAGCTCTTATCCCTTCAGATGAAGTCACAGCTCACCAAG gaAGAAAGGGAGATGTGGCAAAAACGGCCCTGTCCTGCAGCCCTTCTTAAGGTGATGGCTCTGTCAGTGATCCACCTTCAGCCACTCAGACTGGTGCTGCTGGACACTCTTATGACAGACTACATGGCACTGGTAGATTCATACATCAACAGCAGTCACTATGAACCTGATTACTTGGAGCATGTCAGCATG GAGAGCATGTTGGAGTTGCCCAAAGAGCTCAGGCAGCTGGAGAAAATGCGTCGCGAGCGGCAGAAGTGGGCTGCTGACCGCTACCCTGTCACGGAGCACGGTCTGCTGGCTCGATTCAACCCCCGAACGCAGTCATCATCCCAGACCTCGCCTGCAGCACAGAAGCATGGCCAGACACAAGCAGATTCCTTTAAACCTGCAACTGTGGAATTGCCTCCCCCAACACAAGTGGACACACACAAGCCACCTACGAGCCCTCCAACAGTCCCTAGGGTTTTGTCTGTGAATTTCCATGTCTCCCCTGACCCAGCTGCCCAGGCTTCAGTCCCGGCCACTGTGTCAGACCTCAGGAAGCAAACTTCTGTTAACAGTCCCCCGCCTCAAGGTGTAGGCAGAGGGAGCACAAAGATACTAAGGGAAACAATAGCTAAAGGAAGGCCCTTTGGGAAAGAGCAGTCATCTGTCCTGGCCGCTATAGGAAGAGGCTTCCATCTCCAGATACCACAAtctcagatcctcagagagagCAGTGGGGACATGGAAACTCCTGGTAGGATGGGAATGGCACCTCCATGCCCCAACTATACACTTACCCAAGAAGTGATGCCCCAGCCGAGCCCCAGTGCAAATGACCAGCCAAAGGATGTGTCTGGTTTAGCAGGAGACAATTTTACACCAACACCCCAgtccctctcctcttttctcagGCTGTCATTCAGGGCTTTCAGATAG